A genomic segment from Stappia indica encodes:
- a CDS encoding Spo0J and enkurin domain-containing protein, producing the protein MATAVQKITLSSSRDIPFTKLVLSQSNVRRVKAGVSVEELAESIARRGLIQSLHVRPVVDGEGKETGMFEVPAGGRRFRALELLVKQKRLAKIAPVPCVVSEASADVLIDEVSLAENIERAPLHPLDQFRAFQALREKGMTEEAIAAAFFVDAKVVKQRLRLVSVSPALLDIYAEDGMTLEQLMAFTVSSDHARQEQVWDAIKDGWQKEPYTIRRLLTETTVRAADKRAVFVGIDTYEAAGGCVLRDLFQQDDGGWLQDPVLLDRLVGEKLKAEAEVIAVEGWKWIEVAITFPYGHDHGLRQIVGTTVDLSEEERATREALRDEYDRLEAEYGEADELPDEIDARLGEIEQALETFERRPMVFESDQTDKAGAFISIDADGSLLIERGYVRAEDETPAEPDVEIVDPDTGEVIQRTEPAVTHQRAVITLGGQPVEQEEDDETETIKPLPDRLVSELTAHRTLALRDAVAVNPHVAMTALLHRLVIDCFMPHASCGCLEAQVREVHLPAQAEDLRDSASAKAIADRHERWGDHVPADDAALWDWLTDLDDGSRMDLLAHCVSYGVNALYEKPNPYSGSGVSQHGLDIRLSQADRLARSTGLDMVAVGWRPTVENYLGRVTKPRILEAVREGAGDRAAELIGHLKKGDMAKEAERLLADTGWLPEPLRMVDDGIDADPTTGTDREADELPDFLSGDGEDDPADDEEEQHMVAAE; encoded by the coding sequence ATGGCCACTGCCGTTCAGAAGATCACGCTGTCGTCCTCGCGCGACATTCCCTTCACCAAGCTGGTGCTCAGCCAGTCCAACGTCCGGCGTGTCAAGGCCGGTGTCTCGGTCGAGGAATTGGCCGAGTCCATCGCCCGGCGCGGCCTGATCCAGTCCCTGCATGTCCGCCCTGTCGTTGACGGCGAGGGCAAGGAAACCGGCATGTTCGAGGTTCCTGCCGGCGGTCGCCGCTTCCGCGCACTGGAACTGCTGGTCAAGCAAAAGCGCCTCGCCAAGATCGCGCCGGTCCCCTGCGTCGTGTCGGAGGCCAGCGCCGATGTGCTGATCGACGAGGTATCGCTCGCCGAGAACATCGAGCGCGCCCCCTTGCATCCGCTCGACCAGTTCCGCGCCTTCCAGGCCTTGCGCGAAAAGGGCATGACCGAGGAAGCCATCGCCGCCGCCTTCTTTGTGGACGCCAAGGTGGTGAAACAGCGCCTGCGCCTGGTCTCGGTCTCGCCCGCATTGCTCGACATCTATGCCGAGGATGGCATGACGCTGGAACAGCTCATGGCCTTCACCGTCAGTTCCGACCATGCCCGTCAGGAGCAGGTGTGGGACGCGATCAAGGATGGCTGGCAGAAGGAGCCCTATACCATCCGCCGTCTGCTGACCGAAACCACGGTGCGCGCCGCTGACAAGCGGGCGGTCTTCGTCGGTATCGACACCTATGAGGCAGCAGGCGGCTGCGTGCTGCGCGATCTCTTCCAGCAGGACGATGGCGGCTGGCTGCAAGATCCGGTGCTGCTCGACCGGCTGGTGGGCGAAAAGCTGAAGGCGGAAGCCGAAGTCATTGCCGTTGAGGGCTGGAAATGGATCGAGGTCGCCATCACCTTTCCCTATGGTCACGATCATGGCCTTCGCCAGATCGTCGGCACCACGGTCGACCTGAGCGAAGAGGAACGCGCCACCCGCGAGGCTCTGCGCGATGAATATGACCGGCTTGAAGCCGAATATGGTGAGGCTGACGAGCTGCCTGACGAGATCGACGCCCGCCTGGGTGAGATCGAACAGGCGCTGGAAACCTTCGAGCGCCGCCCGATGGTCTTTGAGTCGGACCAGACGGACAAGGCGGGTGCCTTCATCAGCATCGACGCCGATGGCTCCTTGCTGATCGAACGCGGCTATGTTCGCGCCGAGGATGAAACACCGGCCGAACCCGACGTTGAGATCGTTGACCCCGACACCGGCGAGGTGATCCAGCGGACCGAACCGGCCGTCACCCATCAGCGCGCCGTCATCACGCTTGGGGGGCAGCCGGTCGAACAGGAGGAAGACGACGAGACCGAGACCATCAAGCCGCTGCCAGATCGTCTGGTCAGCGAATTGACCGCGCACCGTACGCTGGCGTTGCGTGATGCCGTGGCGGTGAACCCGCATGTCGCCATGACGGCACTGCTGCACCGGCTGGTCATTGATTGCTTCATGCCGCATGCCAGCTGCGGATGCCTGGAAGCACAGGTCCGGGAGGTTCATCTGCCCGCACAGGCCGAGGATCTGCGCGATAGCGCGTCGGCCAAGGCCATCGCTGACCGCCACGAACGCTGGGGCGATCATGTCCCGGCAGACGATGCCGCCCTCTGGGATTGGCTGACCGATCTGGACGATGGTTCGCGCATGGACCTGCTCGCCCATTGCGTCAGCTATGGTGTGAACGCGCTCTATGAAAAGCCGAACCCCTATAGCGGCTCGGGCGTCAGCCAGCACGGGCTGGACATCCGCCTATCGCAGGCTGATCGGCTGGCGCGCTCGACCGGTCTCGATATGGTTGCCGTGGGCTGGCGGCCGACGGTTGAGAACTATCTTGGCCGCGTGACCAAGCCGCGTATCCTTGAGGCTGTGCGTGAAGGGGCCGGAGACCGGGCCGCCGAACTGATCGGGCACCTGAAGAAGGGTGACATGGCCAAGGAAGCCGAGCGCCTGCTGGCGGACACCGGCTGGTTGCCCGAGCCGCTGCGCATGGTGGATGATGGCATTGACGCGGACCCGACGACGGGAACCGACAGGGAAGCCGACGAGCTGCCCGATTTCCTCTCCGGTGATGGCGAGGACGATCCGGCTGATGACGAGGAGGAACAGCATATGGTCGCTGCTGAATAG
- a CDS encoding ArdC family protein — translation MARQDRAVPDSGARSNLYDDITNKIIAELEQGRLPWVQPWGTAAAKAPLAMPRNATTSRHYSGINVLILWGAVIQHGFPTQNWLTFRQALSRGGNVRKGERGTTVVYADRFTPEDEKRRARETGEEPGRIPFLKRFTVFNAAQCEGLPEDISVDAPPPPPGLIEPKVEALIKETGIDFRIGGDRAFYMPSSDYVQVPPPQAYFEPINWHRTALHEMGHATGHASRLGRDFSGSFGTKKYAFEELVAEMNAAFCCATLGIVPTVRHADYIGSWLECLREDNRAIVRAASQGSKAADWLLSHLPDQDAGETDAGVAERRAAA, via the coding sequence ATGGCCAGACAAGATCGCGCCGTCCCTGACAGTGGCGCGCGCAGCAACCTTTACGACGACATCACCAACAAGATCATCGCCGAGTTGGAGCAAGGGCGGCTGCCCTGGGTTCAGCCCTGGGGGACGGCGGCGGCGAAGGCTCCCCTTGCCATGCCGCGGAATGCGACGACCTCCCGGCACTATTCCGGGATCAATGTGCTGATCCTCTGGGGGGCTGTGATCCAACATGGCTTTCCAACCCAGAATTGGCTGACCTTCCGGCAGGCGCTGTCGCGTGGAGGCAATGTCAGGAAGGGCGAGCGAGGCACCACCGTCGTCTATGCCGACCGCTTCACACCCGAGGACGAAAAGCGTCGTGCCCGAGAGACCGGCGAGGAACCAGGCCGTATTCCCTTCCTAAAGCGATTCACGGTCTTCAACGCCGCGCAATGTGAGGGCCTGCCGGAGGATATCTCAGTCGATGCCCCGCCACCACCACCCGGCCTGATCGAGCCGAAGGTCGAGGCACTCATCAAGGAGACCGGCATCGACTTCCGCATCGGCGGAGATCGCGCCTTCTATATGCCGTCGTCGGACTATGTTCAGGTGCCGCCTCCGCAAGCCTATTTCGAGCCGATCAACTGGCATCGAACGGCCCTGCACGAGATGGGGCACGCGACTGGCCATGCCTCGCGGCTTGGGCGGGATTTCTCGGGCAGCTTCGGCACGAAGAAATACGCCTTCGAAGAACTTGTCGCCGAAATGAACGCGGCCTTCTGCTGCGCCACTCTGGGTATCGTACCTACCGTGCGCCACGCCGATTATATCGGGTCGTGGCTGGAGTGCCTTCGCGAGGATAATCGCGCCATTGTCCGCGCCGCCTCGCAGGGCAGCAAAGCGGCCGATTGGCTGCTGTCGCATCTGCCTGATCAGGATGCCGGCGAAACGGATGCGGGCGTAGCCGAACGGAGGGCTGCGGCATGA
- a CDS encoding type II toxin-antitoxin system VapC family toxin: MMVVDTSALMAILLDEPEADACIAALEAEEELLISAGTVAEALIVANRRNVGEEMMRLLDDLGFEIINVTAASAQRVAAAYEAWGKGVHRASLNFGDCFAYEAAKERKAPLLYVGDDFARTDIEGVL; encoded by the coding sequence ATGATGGTCGTCGATACCTCGGCGCTGATGGCCATTCTGCTCGATGAGCCGGAGGCGGACGCCTGCATCGCGGCGCTTGAGGCGGAAGAGGAATTGCTGATCTCGGCTGGCACCGTGGCCGAGGCGCTGATCGTGGCGAACCGCCGGAATGTCGGTGAGGAGATGATGCGTCTGCTTGATGACCTCGGATTCGAGATCATCAATGTGACCGCTGCGTCGGCGCAACGTGTCGCGGCGGCCTATGAAGCGTGGGGGAAAGGTGTTCACCGCGCATCGCTCAATTTCGGCGATTGCTTTGCCTATGAGGCCGCGAAGGAGCGGAAAGCGCCGCTGCTCTATGTCGGGGACGATTTCGCACGGACCGACATCGAGGGTGTCCTGTAG
- a CDS encoding type II toxin-antitoxin system Phd/YefM family antitoxin — protein sequence MRISVTEAKGQLTELVRRAEAGDEVVLTRHGHAAVRLVPVRNVPGRKDRRALLEALRKSGAAKALAGAPAARSQDFLYDDDGLPQ from the coding sequence ATGCGAATTTCCGTAACCGAAGCCAAAGGCCAGTTGACGGAACTGGTGCGCCGCGCAGAGGCCGGCGATGAAGTGGTGTTGACCCGCCATGGCCATGCCGCCGTCCGGCTTGTCCCGGTCCGCAATGTGCCGGGCCGGAAGGATCGCCGGGCGCTTCTTGAGGCGCTTCGGAAATCCGGTGCGGCGAAGGCGTTGGCGGGAGCACCCGCCGCGCGGAGTCAGGACTTCCTTTATGATGACGACGGCCTGCCGCAATGA
- a CDS encoding AAA family ATPase codes for MSDKPCVYLTGASCSGVSTLGSILSKRFRVPQIDVDDYYWMPTDPPYSTKRAPEERVQLIKDRQSSIVGWILTGSFIGWGDSLIRDVDLIVFLYTPTPVRLQRLDEREAERHGSRILPGGDMHDAHLAFRDWASRYDDPEFTGRNFTQHQKWLSKQSAPVLRLDGEHDSELLADQVARQLDLARYPTGG; via the coding sequence ATGTCAGACAAACCTTGTGTATACCTGACAGGGGCGTCTTGCTCCGGTGTTTCAACACTTGGTTCGATCCTGTCGAAGCGTTTCCGTGTCCCGCAAATTGATGTAGACGATTACTATTGGATGCCCACCGATCCCCCTTACAGCACCAAGCGTGCTCCCGAGGAGCGCGTCCAACTGATTAAAGATCGCCAGAGTTCTATCGTTGGATGGATACTCACAGGATCGTTCATCGGATGGGGTGATTCACTTATTCGGGACGTCGATTTGATTGTTTTCTTGTACACGCCAACGCCCGTTCGCCTTCAGCGTCTCGACGAGCGAGAGGCAGAACGTCATGGCTCTCGCATTTTGCCAGGAGGAGACATGCATGACGCTCACTTGGCCTTTCGGGATTGGGCATCACGTTACGACGACCCGGAGTTCACCGGGAGGAATTTTACGCAGCATCAGAAATGGCTGAGTAAGCAATCAGCGCCGGTGCTGAGGTTGGATGGCGAGCATGACAGTGAACTGCTGGCCGATCAGGTGGCAAGACAACTCGACTTGGCCCGATATCCGACCGGCGGCTAA
- a CDS encoding DUF2958 domain-containing protein — protein MILLTDMQRDRLLANGRQRDQDHIPVVKFFNPLGEGVWLATELDEDGDIMFGLADLGYPELGSWSLSEMQSVRLPLGMGIERDLLFTGDFPISVWAEAARETGSIRAAERLLYRVGASYSRTSADTENRSA, from the coding sequence ATGATCCTCCTCACCGATATGCAGCGCGACCGGCTGCTGGCCAATGGCCGCCAGCGCGATCAGGATCACATTCCGGTCGTGAAGTTCTTCAACCCCCTCGGCGAAGGCGTCTGGCTCGCCACCGAACTGGATGAGGATGGCGACATCATGTTCGGTTTGGCCGATCTCGGCTATCCCGAACTGGGGTCGTGGAGCCTGAGCGAGATGCAGTCAGTCCGGCTGCCCCTTGGCATGGGCATCGAGCGTGATCTGCTGTTCACCGGGGATTTCCCGATCTCGGTCTGGGCCGAGGCCGCTCGCGAGACCGGCAGCATCCGCGCCGCCGAGCGTCTGCTCTACCGTGTTGGCGCGAGCTATTCCCGTACATCCGCCGATACAGAAAACCGGAGTGCCTGA
- a CDS encoding Kiwa anti-phage protein KwaB-like domain-containing protein, with translation MPLPQSLADFNIEESTVSVWLFKKSVTADGLPRFSGRHVNTDEELDGALKEALTEARASIQDVTPYTLLAAAQDGIALGIDALETHADAITAQMADPLAEKKVRSLKDVQNTKFYVVKLTHADNAIHAVRSTDNSWQSRKTRSAISVIFKDEQLGLNEEPAFSISRHVDFFIAGDDIVMLSKPSFEKVLSYKQAHAEDFVALQAEPAFAAVFSDVAPLVTFVGQNKIHLRRACVIRQKGHYMDAQFMQRLRDNFARCGLNLVFAADGRLVATPETCADIIRALLDHRLSSFFSEQHYDVPDATAVA, from the coding sequence ATGCCGTTGCCGCAAAGCCTAGCCGACTTCAATATTGAAGAGTCCACGGTGTCCGTCTGGCTTTTCAAGAAATCCGTGACTGCGGATGGTTTGCCGCGGTTCAGCGGCCGCCATGTCAATACGGACGAAGAGCTCGACGGCGCCTTGAAGGAAGCTCTCACCGAGGCGAGGGCCTCCATTCAGGATGTGACTCCATATACATTGCTAGCGGCCGCCCAAGATGGAATCGCGCTCGGCATTGACGCGCTGGAAACCCACGCGGATGCGATCACCGCGCAGATGGCGGACCCTCTTGCCGAAAAGAAGGTCCGGTCACTTAAGGACGTTCAAAACACCAAGTTCTACGTCGTGAAGCTCACGCATGCCGACAACGCGATCCACGCCGTTAGGAGCACGGATAACTCCTGGCAATCCAGGAAAACGCGCAGTGCTATATCCGTCATTTTCAAGGACGAGCAGCTTGGCCTGAACGAGGAGCCAGCCTTCAGTATTTCTCGCCATGTGGATTTTTTCATCGCGGGCGACGACATCGTCATGCTGAGTAAGCCATCGTTTGAGAAGGTGCTCAGCTACAAGCAGGCTCATGCCGAGGACTTCGTCGCCTTGCAAGCTGAGCCCGCCTTTGCCGCGGTCTTCTCAGACGTGGCGCCGTTGGTGACCTTCGTGGGTCAGAACAAAATCCATCTGCGCCGCGCCTGTGTCATTCGCCAAAAGGGGCACTACATGGATGCGCAGTTCATGCAGCGTCTCCGAGACAATTTTGCAAGGTGCGGCCTCAACTTGGTGTTCGCAGCTGATGGGAGGTTGGTCGCGACCCCTGAGACTTGTGCCGATATTATCCGCGCGCTGCTCGATCACCGCCTGTCGTCGTTTTTCTCGGAACAGCATTATGACGTTCCCGACGCTACCGCCGTCGCGTAG